AGATATTATCGCTGGTGACAATGATTCTTGGGAAGATGCTTTAGGCAGTCTTGTGGAGCTTATTGCTGACGACCTCCGAGACATCAAAAAAAACAAAAACGATCCTACCGATTCTGTCGTTTTCAGCTTCCAGAAAAAACGGCATCAATTCTTAAAAAAAGCTTTCCTTGTATGAACACAAATGACCATCGAAAAAGAGTGCTTAGAAAACTCGGATTTGTTAAAAAGGGAGGGAAAAAACATGAGAAGTGGGAATTTCCGCAAACTGAAGGAGTGCCAGCGATAAGAACGGCCGTGAGTCATGGCAACAAAGATATTAAGCAAGGTACCCTAAAAGCAATACGTGATCAATTGCAGGTCACAAAAAGTCAGTACAACAACATCGCGTCATGTAAAATGTCTAAGGGTGACTATTCCCGGCATCTGATTGAAAAGTAGAAAATGCCTAATAAAAATTACTGCCCAATAGGCAGTAAAAACGCTTGATTTGAAGGGTTTATGCTATTGCACAATAAGCCCTTATTTTTTGCGGATTAAAAAAAGGACTACGCTGTCTTGCATACTGGAGTTACCCCGCTTCGAGTGCCTAGTGCGCTTTTACGAACGCGAAGATTTTTTGGGGATCGCGTCGGTCTCCGCTGCGAACCAGGCCGCTGCTTTTGACAATATCTCGCGCTCAATGCGCAACTGCTTGTTCTCACGTCGAAAAACACGCAACTCTTCTGTCTCAGAACTGGTTAGACCATCTGCTCGAAGTCCTTCATCTCGATCAGCCTGGCGTATCCAGTTTTGGATGGTCTGAGCGGTCGGCTCAAACTCTCTGGCCAGTTCAGCCGGAGAGCGACCAGCGCGCACAAGCTCGATGATTTGGCGCTTCAACTCGGACGGATAAGGTGGGCGTGTTGGTGGCATAGTGGGGCTCCTTTCTAACTACTCCTAAGGAACTTACTGTGTCGCAATGGCTTATGATGCCTATTTTTTTGGGATAATTGCTTGCTAATCAAAGCGTATTACCACCTAC
This genomic window from Gemmatimonadota bacterium contains:
- a CDS encoding transposase; the encoded protein is MPPTRPPYPSELKRQIIELVRAGRSPAELAREFEPTAQTIQNWIRQADRDEGLRADGLTSSETEELRVFRRENKQLRIEREILSKAAAWFAAETDAIPKKSSRS